Proteins encoded within one genomic window of Nonomuraea gerenzanensis:
- a CDS encoding M28 family metallopeptidase, translating to MILSPVAFATPAEAHGGRHHVQKLVKAVSGKNVKKHLWALQAIANAHGGTRVSGTPGFDASRDYVAGKLRRAGYDVTIQPFEFTFDGYITPPVLKRTSGEQKTYTYGFFADYVAMQDSPAGAVSGTLQAVDLVLPPGPVANSSSSGCEASDFAGFTAGNIALMQRGTCNFRIKVDNAIAAGASAAIVFNEGQPGRTEIDLNPTLGGPGVTIPSFFTSFAVGDELAATAGTTVQMNWDPIVETRTTYNVIAQSRKGDPDNVVMLGAHLDSVQEGPGINDNGSGSAGILEVALQLAKTKPKNQLRFAFWGAEEFGLLGSQHYVNALTPEERARISLYLNFDMIASPNYTFGIYDGDGDAFGTAGPPGSDVIEEDFEKFFAGRGLPFKATAFTGRSDYGPFIAVGIPSGGLFTGAEVLKTEEEAAIFGGTAGIPLDPCYHSVCDTIRNINDRALDVNSDAIATLAGTYAFDTGTIGTAAPVAAARDAGSHDHPHRPADAAS from the coding sequence GTGATCCTCTCACCGGTCGCCTTCGCCACGCCGGCCGAGGCCCACGGGGGCCGGCATCACGTTCAGAAGCTCGTCAAGGCCGTCTCGGGCAAGAACGTCAAGAAGCACCTGTGGGCGTTGCAGGCCATCGCGAACGCCCACGGCGGCACCCGCGTCTCCGGCACCCCCGGCTTCGACGCCTCCCGCGACTACGTGGCGGGCAAGCTGCGCCGCGCGGGGTACGACGTGACGATCCAGCCGTTCGAGTTCACCTTCGACGGCTACATCACCCCGCCGGTGCTCAAGCGGACCAGCGGGGAGCAGAAGACATACACCTACGGGTTCTTCGCCGACTACGTCGCCATGCAGGACTCCCCCGCCGGCGCCGTCAGCGGCACGCTGCAGGCGGTGGACCTCGTGCTGCCGCCCGGCCCGGTGGCCAACTCCTCCAGCTCGGGGTGCGAGGCGAGCGACTTCGCCGGGTTCACGGCCGGCAACATCGCGCTGATGCAGCGCGGCACCTGCAACTTCCGGATCAAGGTGGACAACGCCATCGCCGCCGGCGCCTCGGCCGCCATCGTGTTCAACGAGGGGCAGCCGGGCCGTACCGAGATCGACCTGAACCCCACGCTCGGCGGGCCGGGCGTCACCATCCCGTCCTTCTTCACCAGCTTCGCGGTCGGCGACGAGCTGGCCGCCACGGCGGGCACCACCGTCCAGATGAACTGGGACCCGATCGTGGAGACCAGGACCACCTACAACGTGATCGCGCAGAGCAGGAAGGGCGATCCGGACAACGTGGTCATGCTGGGCGCCCACCTGGACAGCGTGCAGGAGGGGCCGGGCATCAACGACAACGGCTCCGGCAGTGCGGGCATCCTCGAGGTGGCGCTGCAGCTGGCGAAGACGAAGCCGAAGAACCAGCTCCGGTTCGCGTTCTGGGGGGCCGAGGAGTTCGGGTTGCTCGGCTCGCAGCACTACGTGAACGCGCTGACGCCCGAGGAGCGGGCCAGGATCAGCCTGTACCTCAACTTCGACATGATCGCCTCGCCCAACTACACGTTCGGCATCTACGACGGTGACGGCGACGCCTTCGGCACCGCCGGGCCTCCCGGGTCCGACGTGATCGAGGAGGACTTCGAGAAGTTCTTCGCCGGGCGCGGCCTGCCGTTCAAGGCGACGGCCTTCACCGGGCGCTCCGACTACGGGCCGTTCATCGCGGTCGGGATCCCGTCCGGCGGCCTGTTCACGGGGGCCGAGGTGCTCAAGACCGAGGAGGAGGCGGCGATCTTCGGTGGGACGGCGGGGATTCCGCTCGACCCGTGCTACCACAGCGTCTGCGACACGATCCGCAACATCAACGACAGGGCGCTGGATGTGAACTCGGACGCCATCGCGACGCTGGCGGGCACGTACGCGTTCGACACGGGCACCATCGGCACCGCCGCACCGGTCGCGGCGGCGCGTGACGCCGGCTCGCACGACCACCCGCACCGGCCGGCGGACGCCGCGAGCTGA
- a CDS encoding aldo/keto reductase — MSISLPSTGTLAIGGKTVHRLGYGAMSLTGPGVWGPPADRDAAVRVLRRVVELGVNFIDTADSYGPYVNEELIREALHPYPEGLLIATKAGFVRTGPSQWHPVGRPEYLRQEVEMSLRRLGVERLGLLQLHRIDPQVALEDQVGELAALRDEGKIAEIGLSEVSVEELERARRVTDIVSVQNRYNLTNRFSESVLDHCTEQGLVFIPYSPVAKGALTGAGSPVEHVAKVLGATPSQVSLAWLLARSPMVLPIPGTSSIAHLEENLGASTVQLTAEQLTELG, encoded by the coding sequence ATGTCCATATCGCTCCCGTCCACCGGCACGCTGGCCATCGGCGGCAAGACCGTGCACCGCCTCGGCTACGGCGCCATGAGCCTGACGGGGCCGGGCGTCTGGGGGCCGCCCGCCGACCGCGACGCGGCCGTCCGGGTGCTGCGCCGGGTGGTCGAGCTGGGCGTGAACTTCATCGACACCGCCGACTCCTACGGCCCGTACGTCAACGAGGAGCTGATCCGCGAGGCCCTGCACCCGTACCCGGAGGGGCTGCTGATCGCCACCAAGGCCGGTTTCGTCCGCACGGGCCCCAGCCAGTGGCACCCGGTGGGACGGCCGGAGTACCTGCGGCAGGAGGTCGAGATGAGCCTGCGCAGGCTCGGCGTGGAGCGGCTCGGCCTGCTGCAGCTGCACCGCATCGACCCGCAGGTGGCCCTGGAGGACCAGGTCGGCGAGCTGGCCGCGCTCCGCGACGAGGGCAAGATCGCCGAGATCGGCCTGTCGGAGGTGAGCGTCGAGGAGCTGGAGCGGGCGCGGCGCGTCACGGACATCGTCTCCGTCCAGAACCGCTACAACCTGACCAACCGCTTCTCGGAATCGGTCCTCGACCACTGCACGGAGCAGGGCCTCGTCTTCATCCCCTACAGCCCCGTCGCCAAGGGCGCGCTGACGGGGGCCGGCAGCCCGGTGGAGCACGTGGCCAAGGTGCTCGGCGCCACGCCGTCGCAGGTCAGTCTGGCGTGGCTGCTGGCCAGGTCACCGATGGTGCTGCCGATCCCCGGCACGTCGTCGATCGCGCACCTGGAGGAGAACCTGGGGGCCTCGACGGTGCAGCTGACGGCCGAGCAGCTCACCGAGCTGGGCTGA
- a CDS encoding glycosyl hydrolase family 18 protein has protein sequence MRHTILSKVLAGLAALALPLTAVVAATPAASASAVRVLAADWAAWTAYATGARVTYNGVEYECLQAHTSQPGWEPPNVPALWKVATGGGTDTTAPSVPGNLRSTGVTNTSVTLAWNAATDNVGVTGYEIYRGGTLVTTVTGTTHTDTGLTANTAYSYTVRARDAAGNRSGNSNTASATTTGGGGTDTTAPTVPGNLRSTGVSNNSVSLAWDASSDNVAVTGYEIYRGGTLVTTVTGTSHTDTGLAANTAYSYTVRARDAAGNRSGNSNTVNATTTGGSGGGGDKVLGYFVQWGVYQRAYHVKNIDTSGSAAKLTHINYAFGNVQNGQCTIGDSYADYDRFYQAGESVDGVADTWDAGALRGNFNQLRKLKKKYPNLKVLFSFGGWTWSGGFGQAAQNPTAFANSCYNLVEDPRWADVFDGIDIDWEYPNACGLTCDTSGPAAFRNVMSALRSRFGSGNLVTAAITADGTDGGKIDAADYGGAAQYVDWYNVMTYDFFGAWAAQGPTAPHSPLTSYTGIPIAGFHSDSAIQKLKSKGVPASKLLLGIGFYGRGWTGVTQAAPGGTATGPAPGTYEQGIEDYKVLKTRCPATGTVAGTAYAYCGNQWWSYDTPATIGGKMGYSKNQGLGGAFFWELSGDTTNGELITAMKNGLS, from the coding sequence ATGAGACACACCATCCTGAGCAAGGTCCTCGCCGGGCTGGCGGCGTTAGCGCTGCCGCTCACCGCGGTCGTCGCCGCCACCCCGGCCGCGTCCGCCTCGGCCGTGCGCGTCCTCGCGGCCGACTGGGCGGCCTGGACGGCGTACGCGACGGGCGCGCGCGTCACCTACAACGGCGTCGAGTACGAATGCCTGCAGGCCCACACCTCCCAGCCCGGCTGGGAGCCCCCGAACGTGCCCGCCCTGTGGAAGGTCGCGACCGGCGGCGGCACCGACACCACCGCGCCCAGCGTGCCGGGCAACCTGCGCTCGACCGGCGTCACCAACACCAGCGTCACCCTCGCCTGGAACGCCGCCACCGACAACGTCGGCGTCACCGGCTACGAGATCTACCGCGGCGGCACCCTGGTCACCACCGTCACCGGCACCACCCACACCGACACGGGCCTGACCGCGAACACCGCCTACAGCTACACCGTGCGCGCCCGCGACGCCGCCGGCAACCGCTCCGGCAACAGCAACACCGCGAGCGCCACCACGACGGGCGGCGGCGGCACCGACACCACCGCGCCGACCGTGCCGGGCAACCTGCGCTCGACCGGCGTCTCGAACAACAGCGTCTCCCTCGCCTGGGACGCCTCCTCCGACAACGTCGCGGTCACCGGCTACGAGATCTACCGCGGCGGCACCCTGGTCACCACCGTCACCGGCACGTCCCACACGGACACGGGTCTCGCCGCGAACACCGCCTACAGCTACACCGTGCGCGCCCGCGACGCCGCCGGCAACCGCTCCGGCAACAGCAACACCGTCAACGCCACGACCACGGGCGGCAGCGGGGGCGGCGGCGACAAGGTGCTCGGCTACTTCGTGCAGTGGGGCGTCTACCAGCGCGCCTACCACGTCAAGAACATCGACACCAGCGGCTCGGCCGCCAAGCTGACGCACATCAACTACGCCTTCGGCAACGTCCAGAACGGCCAGTGCACGATCGGCGACAGCTACGCCGACTACGACCGCTTCTACCAGGCCGGCGAGAGCGTGGACGGCGTCGCCGACACCTGGGACGCCGGCGCGCTGCGCGGCAACTTCAACCAGCTGCGCAAGCTCAAGAAGAAGTACCCGAACCTGAAGGTGCTCTTCTCCTTCGGCGGCTGGACCTGGTCCGGCGGCTTCGGCCAGGCCGCCCAGAACCCCACCGCCTTCGCCAACTCCTGCTACAACCTGGTCGAGGACCCGCGCTGGGCGGACGTCTTCGACGGCATCGACATCGACTGGGAGTACCCGAACGCCTGCGGCCTGACCTGCGACACCAGCGGCCCGGCCGCGTTCAGGAACGTGATGTCGGCGCTGCGCTCCCGCTTCGGCTCCGGCAACCTGGTCACCGCCGCGATCACCGCCGACGGCACCGACGGCGGCAAGATCGACGCGGCCGACTACGGCGGCGCGGCGCAGTACGTCGACTGGTACAACGTCATGACCTACGACTTCTTCGGCGCCTGGGCGGCGCAGGGCCCGACGGCCCCGCACTCGCCGCTCACCTCCTACACCGGCATCCCGATCGCGGGCTTCCACTCCGACAGCGCGATCCAGAAGCTCAAGAGCAAGGGCGTGCCGGCGAGCAAGCTGCTGCTCGGCATCGGCTTCTACGGCCGCGGCTGGACCGGCGTCACCCAGGCCGCGCCGGGCGGCACGGCCACGGGGCCCGCGCCGGGCACGTACGAGCAGGGCATCGAGGACTACAAGGTGCTCAAGACGCGCTGCCCGGCCACGGGGACGGTCGCGGGCACGGCGTACGCGTACTGCGGCAACCAGTGGTGGAGCTACGACACGCCGGCCACCATCGGGGGCAAGATGGGCTACTCGAAGAACCAGGGCCTCGGCGGCGCGTTCTTCTGGGAGCTCAGCGGCGACACGACGAACGGCGAGCTGATCACGGCCATGAAGAACGGCCTGAGCTGA
- a CDS encoding aspartate/glutamate racemase family protein: MTHVRVINPNTALAMTASIGRCARAVASPGTTVTAVSPAMGPESIESHYDEALAVPGVLAEIAAGEREGVDAYVIACFGDPGLDAARELAGGPVVGIAEAAMHAATLVGRGFSVVTTLSRTVGRAWELAHRYGFAAACKGVHACDIPVLALEEPPARKAVIELCAAALDHDGSDAIVLGCAGMADFCAEASRATGVPVIDGVGAATRFAESLVALGLRTSTRGEYARPLPKRYSGLLRDFTI; encoded by the coding sequence ATGACCCACGTCCGCGTCATCAATCCGAACACCGCCCTGGCCATGACCGCCTCCATCGGTCGTTGCGCCAGGGCGGTGGCGTCCCCGGGGACGACCGTGACGGCCGTGAGCCCGGCCATGGGCCCCGAGTCGATCGAGAGTCACTATGACGAGGCGCTGGCCGTGCCGGGGGTGCTGGCCGAGATCGCGGCGGGCGAGCGGGAGGGGGTGGACGCGTACGTGATCGCCTGCTTCGGGGACCCCGGCCTGGACGCCGCCCGCGAGCTGGCAGGCGGCCCGGTGGTCGGCATCGCGGAGGCCGCGATGCACGCCGCCACGCTGGTCGGCCGGGGTTTCAGCGTGGTGACCACGCTGTCCAGGACGGTCGGCAGGGCGTGGGAGCTGGCCCATCGCTACGGCTTCGCCGCGGCTTGCAAAGGTGTGCACGCCTGCGACATCCCGGTGCTGGCCCTGGAGGAGCCGCCCGCCAGGAAGGCGGTGATCGAGCTGTGCGCGGCGGCGCTCGACCACGACGGGAGTGACGCGATCGTGCTGGGCTGCGCGGGCATGGCCGACTTCTGCGCCGAGGCGTCGCGGGCCACGGGCGTGCCGGTGATCGACGGGGTGGGCGCGGCGACCCGCTTCGCCGAGTCGCTGGTGGCGCTCGGCCTGCGGACGAGCACGCGCGGCGAGTACGCCAGGCCGCTCCCCAAGCGCTACTCCGGCTTACTGCGCGATTTCACGATCTGA
- a CDS encoding NCS1 family nucleobase:cation symporter-1, whose amino-acid sequence MTQPTVAPAPAYDPRLTNEDLAPLRKQTWSSYNIFAFWMSDVHSVGGYVTAGSLFALGLASWQVLFALLAGIVIVNVFCNLVAKPSQVTGVPYPVINRAVFGVLGANIPAIVRGAIAIAWYGVQTYLASQSLIIIFLKFWPATAALNEPRFLGLSVLGYICYAILWVAQAAVFWRGMDAIRRFVDWAGPAVYVVMVVLAVYLVSQAGWENLSLDLSQGESLGFAESIPVMLGAIALVVSYFSGPMLNFGDFSRYGRSFEAVKRGNFLGLPINFLFFSLLTVITASATVPVFGELITDPIQTVQRIDTPFAILLGGLTFVIATVGINIVANFISPAFDFSNVSPQRISWRTGGMIAAVGSVLLTPWNWYGNPDAIHYTLGLLGALIGPLFGILIAGYYVCARQRVSVDELFTMDQGGRYWFDRGYNRNAIWATLLSGVPAIASVLVPKLVTAADLMWIADYSWFLGCGLGFVAMVALERRTPRIVPA is encoded by the coding sequence ATGACTCAACCCACCGTCGCCCCAGCCCCCGCCTACGACCCCCGGCTCACCAACGAGGACCTCGCCCCGCTGCGCAAGCAGACCTGGTCCTCCTACAACATCTTCGCCTTCTGGATGTCCGACGTGCACAGCGTCGGCGGCTACGTCACCGCGGGCAGCCTGTTCGCGCTGGGGCTGGCGAGCTGGCAGGTGCTGTTCGCGCTGCTGGCCGGCATCGTCATCGTCAACGTCTTCTGCAACCTGGTGGCCAAGCCCAGCCAGGTCACCGGGGTGCCGTACCCGGTGATCAACCGCGCCGTCTTCGGGGTGCTGGGCGCGAACATCCCGGCCATCGTGCGCGGCGCGATCGCGATCGCCTGGTACGGCGTGCAGACGTACCTCGCCTCGCAGTCGCTGATCATCATCTTCCTCAAGTTCTGGCCCGCCACCGCCGCGCTGAACGAGCCGCGCTTCCTCGGCCTGTCCGTGCTCGGCTACATCTGCTACGCCATCCTGTGGGTGGCGCAGGCGGCGGTGTTCTGGCGCGGCATGGACGCGATCCGCCGGTTCGTCGACTGGGCCGGGCCCGCCGTGTACGTGGTCATGGTCGTGCTCGCGGTCTACCTGGTCAGCCAGGCGGGCTGGGAGAACCTCAGCCTGGACCTGTCGCAGGGCGAGAGCCTCGGGTTCGCCGAGTCGATCCCGGTGATGCTGGGCGCGATCGCGCTGGTCGTGTCGTACTTCTCCGGCCCGATGCTGAACTTCGGCGACTTCTCCCGCTACGGACGCTCGTTCGAGGCCGTCAAGCGCGGCAACTTCCTCGGCCTGCCGATCAACTTCCTGTTCTTCTCGCTGCTGACGGTGATCACGGCGTCGGCCACGGTGCCGGTGTTCGGCGAGCTGATCACCGACCCGATCCAGACGGTGCAGCGCATCGACACGCCGTTCGCGATCCTGCTCGGCGGCCTGACCTTCGTGATCGCCACGGTCGGCATCAACATCGTGGCCAACTTCATCTCGCCGGCCTTCGACTTCTCCAACGTCAGCCCGCAGCGCATCAGCTGGCGCACCGGCGGCATGATCGCCGCGGTCGGCTCCGTGCTGCTGACGCCCTGGAACTGGTACGGCAACCCGGACGCCATCCACTACACGCTCGGCCTGCTGGGAGCGCTGATCGGGCCGCTGTTCGGCATCCTGATCGCCGGCTACTACGTCTGCGCGCGGCAGCGGGTGTCGGTGGACGAGCTGTTCACGATGGACCAGGGCGGCCGGTACTGGTTCGACCGGGGCTACAACCGCAACGCCATCTGGGCGACGCTGCTCAGCGGGGTGCCCGCCATCGCCTCGGTCCTGGTGCCGAAGCTGGTCACGGCCGCCGACCTGATGTGGATCGCCGACTACAGCTGGTTCCTGGGCTGCGGGCTCGGGTTCGTGGCGATGGTCGCGCTGGAGCGCCGCACGCCCCGGATCGTCCCCGCATGA
- a CDS encoding helix-turn-helix domain-containing protein, which produces MNDLEAVSSERLGRRLRELRARSGKSLRAVARELGISASAVSQIERGTMRPSVSRLIAYVSAIGVPLAAVFDPDERKEQVEPPGGRKAAPPELAVSRAGEVAPIRLGGGVTFRRLSPGPTPDVEFFESTYPPHAVSTAHGRFLRHEGYEVGTVTAGELTIEFESEVVTLAEGDSITFPCSRPHIIGNRSATVTAVAVWLIVHAG; this is translated from the coding sequence ATGAACGACCTGGAAGCGGTCAGCAGCGAGCGGCTCGGCCGGCGGCTGCGGGAGCTGCGCGCACGCTCCGGCAAGTCGCTGCGGGCGGTGGCCCGTGAGCTGGGCATCTCGGCCAGCGCGGTGTCCCAGATCGAGCGAGGCACCATGCGGCCCTCGGTGAGCAGGCTGATCGCGTACGTGTCGGCCATCGGCGTGCCACTGGCGGCCGTCTTCGACCCGGACGAGCGGAAGGAGCAGGTGGAGCCGCCGGGCGGCCGGAAGGCGGCGCCGCCCGAGCTGGCCGTCAGCCGGGCGGGCGAGGTCGCGCCGATCCGGCTCGGCGGGGGAGTGACGTTCCGGCGGCTGTCGCCGGGCCCCACCCCCGACGTGGAGTTCTTCGAGTCCACCTACCCGCCGCACGCCGTCTCCACCGCCCACGGCCGCTTCCTCAGACACGAGGGGTACGAAGTCGGCACGGTCACGGCGGGGGAGCTGACCATCGAGTTCGAGTCGGAGGTCGTCACCCTGGCGGAGGGCGACTCGATCACGTTCCCGTGCAGCCGCCCGCACATCATCGGCAACCGCTCCGCCACCGTCACGGCCGTCGCCGTGTGGCTGATCGTGCACGCCGGATAA
- a CDS encoding luciferase domain-containing protein encodes MTAWRREAERRGPYVARAVAELRSWPALAASDGRRGTTFAVRGTEIVRLSGADEVQVRLTAPAIDRLRPYLSTCEQVQACADQAWVSVYVDAEPDLELLLALTSVAIKAHVP; translated from the coding sequence ATGACCGCCTGGCGGCGGGAGGCTGAACGGCGAGGGCCGTACGTGGCCAGAGCGGTGGCGGAGCTGCGCTCGTGGCCCGCGCTCGCGGCGAGCGACGGCCGGCGCGGCACCACGTTCGCCGTGCGCGGCACCGAGATCGTCCGGCTCTCCGGCGCCGACGAGGTGCAGGTGCGCCTGACCGCCCCGGCCATCGACCGGCTGCGCCCCTACCTGAGCACGTGCGAGCAGGTCCAGGCGTGCGCGGACCAGGCGTGGGTGTCGGTGTACGTGGACGCCGAGCCGGACCTGGAGTTGCTGCTCGCCCTGACCAGCGTGGCGATCAAGGCCCACGTGCCCTGA
- a CDS encoding Tm-1-like ATP-binding domain-containing protein translates to MAVLLLGTLDTKGTEYAYVRDLVAAAGQEVVLLDAGVMGAPARSADVTAPSADVTAPSADAAAPGADAAGSAARVGGLMPDIAAEAVAEAGGASLARLRGDADRGAALSVMAAGAAKIARELWEAGRVSGVLALGGSGGSSIAAAAMAALPVGVPKLLVSTMASGDVTPYVGQSDVTLMYSVVDVAGINAISRPILGNAAAAIAAMAAAYDGRRRETPAEDRPLVAATMFGVTTPAVNAARARLEELGYEVVVFHATGAGGRAMEALVRDGYFAGVLDLTTTELADELVGGVLSAGPERLTAAGAAGVPQVVSLGAVDMVNFGPVETVPERFRQRRLLVHNPTVTLMRTTAEECAGIGREIGTKLAAATGPVALFVPRGGVSAVDVEGGPFHDPGADAACFAAVLAAVTGAAEAGGPGADVQVVESEDDINQPRFAVAAADRLHELIQKGAA, encoded by the coding sequence ATGGCCGTGTTACTGCTCGGCACCCTCGACACCAAAGGTACGGAGTACGCCTACGTCCGCGACCTCGTCGCGGCGGCCGGGCAGGAGGTCGTGCTGCTCGACGCGGGCGTCATGGGCGCCCCGGCCAGGAGCGCGGACGTCACGGCGCCGAGCGCCGACGTCACGGCGCCGAGCGCGGACGCCGCGGCGCCGGGTGCGGACGCCGCGGGCTCGGCGGCGCGGGTCGGCGGCCTGATGCCGGACATCGCGGCGGAGGCCGTCGCCGAGGCGGGCGGCGCGAGCCTCGCGCGGCTCAGGGGCGACGCCGACCGCGGCGCGGCCCTGAGCGTCATGGCCGCCGGAGCCGCGAAGATCGCCAGGGAGCTGTGGGAAGCCGGCCGGGTGAGCGGCGTGCTGGCGCTGGGCGGCAGCGGCGGCTCCTCGATCGCGGCGGCAGCCATGGCCGCGCTGCCCGTGGGGGTGCCCAAGCTGCTGGTCTCCACCATGGCGAGCGGCGACGTGACCCCCTACGTCGGGCAGAGCGACGTGACGCTCATGTACAGCGTCGTCGACGTCGCCGGGATCAACGCGATCTCCCGCCCGATCCTCGGCAACGCGGCGGCGGCGATCGCCGCGATGGCCGCCGCCTACGACGGGCGCCGCCGCGAGACCCCTGCCGAGGACAGGCCCCTGGTCGCCGCCACCATGTTCGGCGTGACCACCCCCGCCGTGAACGCCGCCAGGGCCCGCCTAGAGGAGCTGGGCTACGAGGTGGTCGTCTTCCACGCCACCGGCGCGGGCGGCCGCGCCATGGAGGCGCTGGTCAGGGACGGCTACTTCGCGGGCGTCCTCGACCTCACCACCACCGAGCTGGCCGACGAGCTGGTGGGCGGCGTCCTGTCGGCGGGCCCCGAGCGGCTGACCGCCGCGGGAGCCGCCGGGGTGCCGCAGGTCGTCAGCCTGGGCGCGGTCGACATGGTGAACTTCGGGCCGGTGGAGACCGTGCCGGAGAGGTTCAGGCAGCGGCGCCTGCTGGTGCACAACCCGACCGTGACGCTGATGCGTACCACGGCAGAGGAGTGCGCCGGGATCGGCAGGGAGATCGGCACGAAGCTGGCCGCGGCCACCGGGCCCGTGGCGCTGTTCGTGCCGCGCGGCGGCGTCTCGGCCGTGGACGTCGAGGGCGGGCCGTTCCACGACCCCGGCGCCGACGCCGCCTGCTTCGCGGCCGTGCTGGCGGCGGTGACGGGCGCCGCCGAGGCCGGCGGTCCAGGGGCGGACGTCCAGGTGGTGGAGAGCGAGGACGACATCAACCAGCCCCGGTTCGCGGTCGCCGCCGCCGACCGGTTGCACGAGCTGATCCAGAAGGGGGCGGCATGA